The DNA sequence CTTCGGAATAATTAAGTGTGATTCAAGCTGGATTGAATTGGCGCCTTCAGCGTATCCGGCTCGCTTTGGCATGGTGGATGGGTAAGCGTTCACACACCAGAGCCAAATCCCAAGTGACGCAATGTGGTTGTCTTGGTGAGTTGGCGCGGGACTTGCCAACGCCAACTACAAACAATTGCTGTAATGCAATCGTTATCGTGGCATCAATCCGAACAACAAAGCATCCATACCCGTTTCCACCAAGCCCTCCAGTGGCTGCCATTCCACCCAGGGTTCATCCTGCATCGACAGGCGCAAGCCGATCAGGCCATGCAGCATACCCCAGAACAATTGCACGATGGCATGGGCGTTGGTAGTGATACCAACGTTTTCCCGCTGCAACTGATCAACCAGCATATAGGCGAAGGCGTAAGCATCCTGTGTCGGATTGCCACGCTCATTCCCCGCCTCTTCCGGCGCATAGGGCGGAATCGGGTCGATAAATAACATACGGTATTGATCAGGTCGCTCAATGGCGAATTGTACAAAGCTGCGACCAACGCGCTTCAGTCGCTCGGTAGCAAGCTGATCAGCAGCATCACCATCACGCAACTGCTGGGTGAGCAAGGCAAAATCGGCATCGGTCAATGCACGCAACAGGGCATCCTTATCCTTGAAAAAGGAATAGAGGATGGTAGTGGAGTAATCGATGCGGGCAGCAATGGCGCGCATGGTCAGGCCATCATAGCCTTTTTCCATATACAGATTGCGCGTTGCATCCAGGATTTTATCGCGCAAGGCTTCGCGCTCTCGTTGCTTACGTTCAGCGATGGTCACGTTACGGTCTCTCTGCTTAT is a window from the Chitinivorax sp. B genome containing:
- a CDS encoding TetR/AcrR family transcriptional regulator; translation: MTIAERKQREREALRDKILDATRNLYMEKGYDGLTMRAIAARIDYSTTILYSFFKDKDALLRALTDADFALLTQQLRDGDAADQLATERLKRVGRSFVQFAIERPDQYRMLFIDPIPPYAPEEAGNERGNPTQDAYAFAYMLVDQLQRENVGITTNAHAIVQLFWGMLHGLIGLRLSMQDEPWVEWQPLEGLVETGMDALLFGLMPR